A genomic region of Oncorhynchus kisutch isolate 150728-3 unplaced genomic scaffold, Okis_V2 scaffold2353, whole genome shotgun sequence contains the following coding sequences:
- the LOC116369981 gene encoding L-rhamnose-binding lectin CSL3-like, translating into MCILRLTVVTLLATACCTLTDGAISITCEGSDALLQCDGGKIHIKRANYGRRQHDVCSIGRPDNQLTDTNCLSQSSTSKMAERCGGKSECIVPASNFVFGDPCVGTYKYLDTKYSCVQQQETISSIICEGSDSQLLCDRGEIRIQRANYGRRQHDVCSIGRPHQQLKNTNCLSQSTTSKMAERCDGKRQCIVKVSNSVFGDPCVGTYKYLDVAYTCD; encoded by the exons ATGTGCATTTTGAGACTGACGGTGGTCACAT TGCTGGCTACAGCTTGCTGCACACTAACAGAtggag CAATCAGCATCACGTGTGAAGGCTCTGATGCTTTACTGCAATGTG aTGGAGGTAAGATCCATATCAAGCGTGCGAACTACGGTCGTCGTCAACACGATGTTTGTTCTATTGGGCGCCCTGATAACCAACTCACCGACACCAACTGCCTCAGCCAATCCTCCACCAGCAAGATGGCAGAAAG ATGCGGTGGGAAGAGCGAGTGTATTGTCCCTGCATCCAATTTCGTTTTTGGAGACCCCTGTGTCGGGACTTATAAGTACCTGGACACCAAATACTCCTGTGTCCAACAGCAAGAAACAA TAAGCAGCATCATATGTGAAGGCTCTGATTCTCAACTACTATGTG ATCGAGGTGAGATCCGTATTCAGCGTGCCAACTATGGTCGTCGTCAACACGATGTGTGTTCCATTGGGCGCCCACATCAACAACTCAAAAACACCAACTGCCTCAGCCAATCCACCACCAGCAAAATGGCAGAAAG GTGTGATGGAAAGCGCCAGTGTATCGTCAAGGTATCCAACTCTGTGTTCGGTGACCCCTGTGTCGGAACCTATAAGTACTTGGATGTGGCTTACACCTGTGACTGA